In a genomic window of Arachnia rubra:
- the carA gene encoding glutamine-hydrolyzing carbamoyl-phosphate synthase small subunit, with amino-acid sequence MNPLPALLVLEDGRSFVGRSFGAEGETFGELVFSTGMSGYQETLTDPSYRGQVVLATAPHIGNTGWNDEDDESGQIQVAGYVVRDPAPRPSNWRSRRSLDAELAAQGVVGICDIDTRALTRHIRSLGAMRAGISTRELDPQKLRARVLQQPVMVGAALFGDVSTPQVQVIPARGQRQFRVAAVDLGIKTMTPAQMASRGMEVHVLPAATSFEEIAALEPDGVFFSNGPGDPGAADDPVALLRRVLRAGIPYFGICFGNQLFGRALGFGTYKLKFGHRGINQPVLDRTTGRVEVTAHNHGFAVDAPLDRSVDTEFGQASVSHIGLNDDVVEGLELRRDGDLVAFSVQYHPEAAAGPHDASYLFDRFAELMRARQRIRQSHQAPGPASPATSSQESHASSN; translated from the coding sequence ATGAATCCCCTTCCCGCACTGCTGGTTCTCGAGGATGGGCGTTCATTCGTTGGAAGATCATTCGGGGCCGAGGGGGAGACCTTCGGGGAGCTAGTCTTCTCCACCGGGATGTCGGGTTACCAGGAGACCCTGACCGATCCGTCCTACCGTGGCCAGGTGGTGCTGGCCACTGCTCCGCACATCGGCAACACGGGATGGAACGATGAGGACGACGAATCGGGGCAGATCCAGGTCGCGGGATATGTCGTCCGGGATCCTGCGCCCCGGCCATCGAACTGGCGCAGCCGCCGCAGCCTGGACGCGGAACTCGCAGCCCAGGGGGTCGTCGGCATCTGTGACATCGACACCCGTGCCCTGACTCGTCACATCCGGTCTCTGGGAGCCATGCGGGCCGGCATCTCCACCCGTGAACTGGACCCGCAGAAGCTGCGAGCGAGGGTCCTGCAACAGCCGGTGATGGTAGGGGCTGCCCTGTTCGGCGACGTCTCCACCCCCCAGGTCCAGGTGATTCCGGCGCGGGGACAGCGGCAATTCAGGGTGGCAGCCGTCGATCTTGGCATCAAGACCATGACCCCAGCCCAGATGGCCAGCCGGGGTATGGAGGTACATGTGCTTCCCGCCGCCACAAGTTTTGAGGAGATCGCCGCGCTGGAACCCGACGGGGTCTTTTTCTCCAACGGACCGGGCGACCCAGGCGCTGCCGATGATCCCGTCGCCTTGCTCAGGCGGGTGCTGCGCGCGGGCATCCCATATTTCGGGATCTGCTTCGGCAACCAGTTGTTCGGGCGCGCCCTCGGGTTCGGCACCTACAAACTGAAGTTCGGTCACCGGGGAATCAACCAGCCCGTGCTGGACCGCACCACCGGAAGGGTCGAGGTCACCGCCCACAACCATGGCTTCGCCGTGGATGCCCCCCTGGATCGGAGCGTCGACACCGAGTTCGGCCAGGCCAGCGTTTCGCATATCGGTCTCAATGACGATGTCGTGGAGGGTCTTGAACTGCGACGAGATGGGGACCTGGTGGCATTCTCCGTTCAATACCATCCGGAGGCCGCCGCCGGCCCGCACGATGCCAGCTATCTCTTCGACCGCTTCGCCGAGCTCATGAGAGCCAGGCAGAGGATCCGCCAGAGCCACCAAGCACCGGGACCTGCTAGTCCCGCCACATCATCCCAGGAGAGTCATGCCTCGTCGAACTGA
- the carB gene encoding carbamoyl-phosphate synthase large subunit, with amino-acid sequence MPRRTDISSILVIGSGPIVIGQACEFDYSGTQACRVLKAEGFRVVLVNSNPATIMTDPDFADATYVEPITPEFVERVIARERPDALLATLGGQTALNTAVALHENGVLDRYGCELIGASFEAIQRGEDREQFKAIVESLTGIPGGAPEVARSRICHTMDEVMAAADELGFPVVVRPSFTMGGVGSGFAHDIDELRQIAGAGLAASPVTEVLIEESILGWKEYELEVMRDKADNVVIICSIENFDPMGVHTGDSVTVAPAMTLTDREYQRMRDVGIAIIRAVGVDTGGCNIQFAINPEDGRMIVIEMNPRVSRSSALASKATGFPIAKIAAKVAIGYTLDEIPNDITRVTPASFEPALDYVVVKIPRFAFEKFPSADATLTTHMKSVGEVMSIGRNFTEALGKAMRSTETGTGFWLGQADGRDLATLLAELRRPHDGRILKLMLALDAGATVEQLFEATRIDPWFLDQIALIHEVGTEVRTADHLSPELLRRAKRNGLSDIQISRLRGLDEGVVRQLRWALDIRPVYKAVDTCAAEFEALTPYLYSTYDEESEVPPRSKQAVLILGSGPNRIGQGIEFDYSCVHATMALRDAGYEAIMVNCNPETVSTDYDTSDRLYFEPLTAEDVLEIYHAESLAGPVAGVICQLGGQTPLKLAQILKDAGVPIVGTSPEAINLAEDRGAFGRVLSDAGLPAPKHGMAASAAEAKRVATEIGYPVLVRPSFVLGGRGMEIVYDDAALDRYIAGATEVSDGAPVLVDRFLDDAVEIDVDALYDGAELYLGGVMEHIEEAGIHSGDSACSLPPITLGDEMIERIRHSTHLIAKGVGVRGLLNIQYALQSDILYVLEANPRASRTVPFVSKATNTPLAKAAARIMMGTPIRELRSEGMLRAAGDGTEVLPGAPVAVKEAVMPFNRFRTVSGGFVDTLLGPEMRSTGEVMGLDVSFGTAYAKAQNAGGFPLPTEGTVFVSIANRDKRHAIWPVKRLADLGFRILATSGTASVLRRNGVAVQEVAKLSQRSRDSSEPSIVDLIKDGEIDLIFNTPQGAGIDTSPRQDGYLIRTASVLADIPCVTTVPTMAAAVQSIESQRAGHLEVRSLQDWAAAS; translated from the coding sequence ATGCCTCGTCGAACTGACATCTCATCGATCCTCGTCATCGGTTCCGGTCCCATCGTCATAGGGCAGGCCTGTGAGTTCGACTACTCCGGCACCCAGGCATGCCGTGTCCTCAAAGCCGAGGGGTTCCGGGTGGTCCTGGTCAATTCGAATCCAGCCACGATCATGACCGACCCCGACTTCGCCGACGCCACCTATGTGGAGCCCATCACGCCGGAATTCGTGGAACGTGTCATCGCGCGGGAACGCCCGGACGCGCTGCTGGCCACCCTGGGCGGCCAGACCGCTCTCAACACCGCTGTCGCGTTGCACGAGAACGGTGTCCTGGACAGGTACGGCTGCGAGCTGATCGGCGCATCCTTCGAGGCCATCCAGCGCGGTGAGGACCGGGAACAGTTCAAAGCCATCGTCGAGTCCCTCACAGGCATCCCGGGCGGCGCCCCGGAGGTTGCGAGGTCCCGCATCTGCCACACGATGGACGAGGTGATGGCTGCGGCCGATGAGCTCGGCTTCCCCGTCGTGGTGCGTCCTTCCTTCACCATGGGAGGGGTCGGCTCCGGATTCGCCCACGATATTGACGAACTGAGGCAGATCGCGGGCGCGGGCCTGGCGGCCAGCCCGGTCACCGAGGTGCTGATCGAGGAGTCGATCCTGGGGTGGAAGGAATACGAGCTGGAGGTGATGAGGGACAAGGCCGACAACGTCGTCATCATCTGCTCCATCGAGAACTTCGACCCGATGGGCGTCCACACCGGAGATTCCGTCACGGTGGCTCCGGCGATGACGCTGACGGACCGGGAATATCAGCGGATGCGTGATGTCGGCATCGCCATCATCCGCGCGGTCGGGGTCGACACGGGCGGCTGTAATATTCAGTTCGCCATCAACCCCGAGGATGGCCGCATGATCGTGATCGAGATGAATCCGCGCGTCTCACGAAGCTCGGCGCTCGCATCGAAGGCCACTGGTTTCCCGATTGCGAAGATCGCCGCCAAGGTCGCCATCGGATACACACTCGACGAGATTCCCAACGACATCACCCGCGTCACCCCAGCCTCCTTCGAGCCGGCCCTCGACTATGTGGTGGTCAAGATCCCTCGCTTCGCCTTCGAGAAGTTCCCCTCCGCCGACGCCACACTGACCACACACATGAAGTCGGTGGGGGAGGTGATGTCCATCGGGCGCAACTTCACCGAGGCCTTGGGTAAGGCGATGCGCTCCACCGAGACCGGCACCGGGTTCTGGCTCGGACAGGCCGATGGAAGAGACCTCGCCACCCTGCTGGCCGAGCTGCGCCGCCCCCATGACGGCAGGATCCTCAAGCTGATGCTCGCCCTGGACGCGGGTGCCACCGTCGAGCAGCTCTTCGAGGCCACCCGGATCGATCCCTGGTTCCTGGACCAGATCGCCCTGATTCATGAGGTGGGCACCGAGGTGCGCACCGCCGACCACTTGTCCCCGGAGCTGCTGCGCCGGGCGAAACGCAACGGCCTGTCAGACATCCAGATCAGCCGGCTCAGAGGCCTGGACGAGGGGGTTGTCCGCCAGCTCCGGTGGGCTCTCGACATCCGGCCCGTCTACAAGGCCGTCGACACCTGCGCCGCCGAGTTCGAGGCTCTCACTCCGTACCTTTACTCCACCTATGACGAGGAGTCGGAGGTTCCGCCACGCTCCAAGCAGGCCGTTCTGATCCTGGGATCGGGGCCCAACCGGATCGGGCAGGGTATTGAGTTTGACTACTCCTGTGTGCACGCCACCATGGCATTGCGTGATGCCGGCTACGAGGCGATCATGGTCAACTGCAACCCGGAGACCGTCTCCACCGACTACGACACCTCCGACCGGCTCTACTTCGAGCCGCTCACAGCGGAGGATGTCCTCGAGATCTACCACGCGGAGAGCCTCGCCGGTCCTGTTGCGGGAGTCATCTGCCAGCTCGGAGGCCAGACTCCTCTGAAGCTGGCGCAGATCCTCAAGGACGCTGGGGTACCAATCGTCGGCACCTCGCCGGAGGCCATCAACCTGGCCGAGGATCGGGGAGCGTTCGGAAGGGTGCTGAGCGATGCCGGGCTTCCGGCACCGAAACATGGGATGGCCGCTTCGGCTGCGGAGGCCAAACGGGTCGCCACCGAGATCGGTTATCCGGTGCTGGTGAGGCCCAGTTTCGTGCTGGGTGGGCGTGGCATGGAGATCGTCTATGACGACGCCGCACTGGACCGGTACATAGCGGGGGCCACGGAGGTCAGCGACGGCGCCCCAGTGCTGGTGGACCGTTTCCTTGACGACGCCGTCGAGATCGATGTCGATGCGCTCTACGACGGGGCCGAGCTGTATCTCGGCGGTGTCATGGAACACATCGAGGAGGCAGGGATCCACTCGGGGGACTCCGCCTGTTCATTGCCGCCGATCACGCTGGGCGACGAGATGATCGAACGTATCCGGCACTCCACGCACCTGATTGCGAAGGGTGTCGGTGTGCGTGGTCTGCTGAACATCCAGTACGCCCTCCAATCCGACATTCTCTACGTGCTGGAGGCCAATCCGCGGGCATCACGCACAGTCCCCTTCGTGTCCAAGGCGACCAACACCCCGCTGGCCAAGGCCGCGGCACGGATCATGATGGGGACCCCGATCCGGGAGCTCCGGTCTGAGGGGATGCTGCGCGCGGCCGGTGACGGGACTGAGGTGCTTCCTGGTGCTCCCGTGGCCGTCAAGGAGGCTGTGATGCCGTTCAACCGTTTCCGCACTGTCTCCGGGGGCTTCGTCGACACGCTCCTGGGACCCGAGATGCGTTCAACGGGTGAGGTGATGGGGCTGGACGTCAGCTTCGGCACCGCCTACGCGAAAGCCCAGAATGCCGGCGGCTTCCCGTTGCCCACCGAGGGCACAGTTTTCGTCTCCATCGCGAACCGGGATAAACGTCATGCCATCTGGCCCGTCAAGCGCCTGGCCGACCTGGGGTTCCGGATCCTCGCCACCTCGGGAACCGCGTCAGTCCTGCGCCGCAACGGAGTTGCCGTGCAGGAGGTGGCCAAACTCAGCCAGCGTTCCAGGGACAGTTCCGAGCCCTCCATCGTCGATCTGATCAAGGACGGCGAAATCGACCTGATCTTCAACACACCCCAGGGAGCCGGCATCGACACCAGCCCACGCCAGGACGGCTACCTAATCCGTACCGCCTCGGTGCTAGCTGACATTCCCTGCGTTACCACGGTTCCCACTATGGCCGCGGCTGTGCAGAGCATCGAGTCCCAGCGGGCCGGGCACCTCGAGGTCCGTTCCCTTCAGGACTGGGCGGCCGCCTCGTGA
- a CDS encoding quinone-dependent dihydroorotate dehydrogenase has translation MTSLLTRAELGVYQRLLRPVLFRWGGGDPERIHEAMISWLGHVPATRSAEVAAPVTVAGIEFPNRVGVAAGLDKDGVAAAAWARFGFGFAELGTVTGQAQPGNPAPRMFRARASRGIVNRMGFNNHGAEALADRLLKLGVQRGNRRLGIPLGISIGKTKAVALLDAASDYLASVDALRDYADYLAVNISSPNTPGLRTLQHASQLEQLLACIIESASQGPDPLPVFVKLAPDLEPGTWAETLAVIRDSGAAGIIATNTTLSREGLAAGDQHLAAEAGGLSGAPLTGRALAFVEQTAAATQLPVIGVGGIMSPRDGRRMIDAGAALLQLYTGFIYAGPALVRGLNEILR, from the coding sequence GTGACGAGCCTACTGACGCGAGCAGAGCTGGGGGTCTATCAGAGGCTGCTGCGCCCGGTTCTGTTCCGCTGGGGCGGCGGTGACCCCGAGAGAATCCACGAGGCCATGATCTCCTGGCTGGGACATGTGCCCGCCACTCGCTCGGCCGAGGTCGCTGCCCCCGTCACGGTCGCGGGCATCGAGTTCCCGAACCGGGTGGGGGTGGCAGCCGGGCTGGACAAGGACGGGGTGGCTGCTGCTGCCTGGGCGCGTTTCGGTTTCGGCTTCGCCGAGCTGGGGACTGTCACAGGCCAAGCGCAGCCGGGCAATCCTGCGCCGCGGATGTTCAGGGCGAGGGCCTCACGCGGCATCGTCAATCGGATGGGGTTTAACAACCACGGCGCTGAAGCCCTGGCCGACCGGCTCCTGAAGCTCGGTGTGCAGCGGGGGAATCGTAGGCTCGGCATCCCGCTCGGCATCTCGATAGGCAAGACCAAGGCTGTTGCGCTGCTGGATGCCGCATCGGACTATCTGGCATCCGTGGACGCTCTGCGAGACTACGCCGACTACCTGGCCGTCAACATCTCCAGCCCGAACACGCCAGGCTTGAGGACACTGCAACACGCCAGCCAGCTGGAGCAGCTTCTTGCCTGCATCATCGAGTCGGCGTCGCAGGGTCCAGACCCGCTCCCGGTCTTTGTGAAGCTTGCCCCAGACCTGGAGCCGGGGACCTGGGCGGAGACCCTGGCCGTGATCCGCGATTCGGGAGCCGCCGGGATCATCGCCACGAATACGACCTTGAGCCGGGAGGGGCTGGCTGCGGGCGATCAGCACCTTGCTGCCGAGGCAGGGGGGCTGAGCGGTGCTCCCCTGACCGGCAGGGCCCTGGCCTTCGTGGAGCAGACCGCGGCGGCGACTCAGCTACCGGTCATCGGGGTGGGCGGCATCATGTCCCCGCGTGACGGGAGGCGGATGATCGACGCCGGTGCCGCCCTACTCCAGCTCTACACCGGCTTCATCTACGCCGGGCCCGCCCTGGTACGGGGACTGAACGAGATCCTGAGGTGA
- the pyrF gene encoding orotidine-5'-phosphate decarboxylase, with product MTYAKRLAGNTAERGNLCVGIDPMPSVLAAWGLEPGVRGLEKCSRGIVEELGERIAVFKPQSAFFEAHGSRGIAVLERVLADIRDAGALSLLDVKRGDIGSSMAGYADAYLHDESALAADAITLSPYLGVGALLPAIDQAVNSGRGVYVLARTSNPEGTELQEHTAQLVIDEIIRLNPGRDHAIGLVVGATHSDLGCDLSGFNSSILAPGIGAQGGSIQGLSATFGRAAEHVLPTASREVIGAGHEELGPRATRLLEQMNAVSGL from the coding sequence ATGACCTACGCGAAGAGACTTGCCGGCAACACCGCAGAACGTGGGAACCTCTGCGTGGGCATCGATCCCATGCCCTCCGTGCTGGCGGCCTGGGGACTGGAGCCCGGCGTGAGAGGTCTCGAGAAGTGCTCCCGCGGCATCGTGGAGGAGCTGGGGGAGCGTATCGCGGTGTTCAAACCCCAGTCGGCCTTCTTCGAGGCCCATGGGTCGAGGGGCATCGCTGTGCTGGAGCGGGTGCTCGCCGATATCCGTGACGCCGGGGCGCTCAGCCTGCTGGACGTGAAACGAGGCGATATAGGCTCCTCCATGGCCGGTTACGCGGATGCCTATCTCCACGATGAATCTGCCCTAGCAGCAGACGCGATCACGCTCAGCCCCTACCTTGGTGTCGGCGCCCTGCTGCCTGCCATCGACCAGGCTGTGAACAGCGGGCGGGGAGTCTACGTGCTCGCCCGCACCTCCAATCCGGAGGGAACCGAACTCCAAGAGCACACAGCTCAGCTCGTGATCGACGAGATCATCAGGCTCAACCCGGGCCGGGACCACGCCATCGGTCTTGTCGTGGGTGCCACCCACAGCGACCTCGGCTGCGACCTCTCGGGATTCAACTCCTCGATCCTGGCCCCAGGCATTGGCGCCCAAGGGGGAAGCATCCAGGGACTCTCAGCAACCTTCGGGCGGGCAGCGGAGCACGTCCTGCCGACCGCCAGCCGTGAGGTGATCGGTGCGGGACATGAGGAGCTCGGCCCCAGGGCCACCCGGCTCCTTGAGCAGATGAACGCGGTCTCGGGCTTGTAG
- the mihF gene encoding integration host factor, actinobacterial type yields MAIPQLSTEQLESARAAATEARRARAQLKDQVKSGALTLSQALDKALEDDVLSRVKVVDLLRALPRVGVTRSQEIMESLEIAPNRRIRGLGRHQVDRLKELFT; encoded by the coding sequence ATGGCTATTCCGCAACTGAGCACCGAACAGCTCGAATCAGCACGTGCCGCTGCAACGGAGGCAAGGCGCGCCCGAGCCCAGCTCAAGGATCAGGTCAAGTCTGGCGCCCTCACGCTTTCCCAGGCCCTTGACAAAGCGCTGGAGGATGACGTTCTTTCCAGGGTGAAGGTGGTGGACCTACTGCGCGCCCTACCTCGCGTCGGTGTGACGCGTTCCCAAGAGATTATGGAGAGCCTCGAGATCGCCCCGAACCGGCGGATCCGTGGTTTAGGACGACATCAGGTAGACCGTCTGAAGGAGCTCTTCACCTAG
- the gmk gene encoding guanylate kinase, producing the protein MRSTRQPSVWIISGPSGVGKGTVCARLRELRPDIHIPVSLTTRQPRQGEADGVSYHFVSTRRFQEMVDAGELLEHAVVHGTHSYGTPREDVASAIASGQDVILEIDLQGARQVKSNLPEAKLVFLAPPSWSELVRRLEGRGTEDAAQVERRLRTARLELEAQAEADFVVVNDHIEDTVQALIVLMGL; encoded by the coding sequence GTGCGCTCAACCAGGCAGCCCTCCGTATGGATCATCTCCGGTCCCAGTGGTGTGGGGAAGGGAACTGTTTGCGCAAGATTGCGCGAGCTGCGTCCTGACATCCACATACCCGTCTCGCTCACCACCCGGCAGCCACGCCAGGGAGAGGCCGACGGAGTCAGCTACCACTTCGTCTCCACGCGGAGATTCCAGGAGATGGTGGATGCCGGTGAGCTCTTGGAGCATGCGGTTGTTCACGGAACCCACAGCTACGGTACGCCCCGGGAAGACGTGGCCTCGGCGATCGCGTCGGGGCAGGACGTGATCCTGGAGATCGATTTGCAGGGTGCCCGTCAGGTGAAAAGCAATCTTCCCGAGGCGAAGCTGGTGTTCCTGGCCCCGCCGTCATGGAGTGAACTGGTTAGGCGCCTTGAGGGCCGGGGAACCGAGGACGCCGCGCAGGTGGAGCGAAGACTGAGGACCGCCCGGCTGGAGTTGGAGGCCCAGGCCGAGGCTGATTTCGTGGTCGTCAATGATCATATCGAGGACACTGTGCAGGCTTTGATAGTCTTGATGGGCTTGTGA
- the rpoZ gene encoding DNA-directed RNA polymerase subunit omega, which produces MLSTNPEGITNPPIDDLLEKVDSKYRLVIFAAKRARQINAYYSQLGEGLLENVGPLVGVAPQEKPLSVALRELQDDMLQYTQIDPEAEAAERAAAEADPAFTFVDPFAELDANNSQS; this is translated from the coding sequence ATCTTGAGCACCAATCCTGAAGGCATCACCAACCCTCCGATCGACGATCTGCTGGAGAAGGTGGACTCCAAATACCGGCTGGTGATTTTCGCAGCCAAGCGGGCACGGCAGATCAACGCCTACTATTCCCAGCTCGGCGAGGGACTCCTGGAGAATGTGGGTCCGCTCGTCGGGGTCGCCCCCCAGGAGAAACCACTGTCCGTTGCCCTGCGCGAGCTGCAGGACGACATGCTGCAGTACACCCAGATCGATCCAGAGGCTGAGGCAGCCGAAAGGGCTGCAGCTGAGGCCGATCCGGCCTTCACCTTCGTGGACCCCTTCGCTGAGCTCGACGCCAACAACTCCCAATCCTGA
- the metK gene encoding methionine adenosyltransferase, with the protein MSRLFTSESVTEGHPDKIADSISDAVLDALLTEDPAARVAVETLITTGLVVVAGEVSTTAWADVATLVRQRILEIGYNSSRVGFDGASCGVTVAIGAQSPDIAGGVNDSLEVRSREDGEVASRQGAGDQGLMFGYACNETEQLMPLPIHVAHRLAARLTEVRKQGVLGYLRPDGKTQVTVSYEDGRPTGIDTVVVSTQHDDGVSLRDVMLPEITREVIRPVLAEHGYDNADPRIFVNPSGKFVVGGPMGDAGVTGRKIIVDTYGGMARHGGGAFSGKDPSKVDRSASYATRWVAKNVVAAGLADRCEVQVAYAIGRAHPVGFYLDTFGTAKVPEQQITDAVNSTFDLRPASIIADLDLLRPIYRQFSTLGHFGRTEPDATWETTGRAQELARAVKG; encoded by the coding sequence TTGAGTCGCCTGTTCACATCCGAATCAGTCACCGAAGGGCATCCTGACAAGATCGCCGACTCCATCTCCGACGCCGTGCTGGATGCGCTTCTCACCGAGGACCCGGCAGCACGTGTCGCGGTCGAGACCCTCATAACCACCGGTCTGGTGGTTGTGGCCGGTGAGGTCTCCACCACTGCCTGGGCCGACGTGGCGACCCTGGTGCGGCAGCGCATCCTGGAGATCGGCTACAACAGCTCCCGGGTCGGATTCGATGGGGCGTCATGCGGCGTCACAGTGGCGATCGGCGCCCAGTCGCCTGATATCGCCGGGGGCGTGAATGACTCCCTTGAAGTGCGTAGCCGCGAGGATGGCGAGGTGGCCAGCCGCCAGGGCGCAGGTGATCAGGGACTGATGTTCGGGTATGCCTGCAATGAGACTGAGCAGCTGATGCCCTTGCCGATCCACGTGGCGCACAGGCTCGCTGCCCGCCTGACGGAGGTGAGAAAGCAGGGAGTGCTCGGCTATCTCCGGCCCGACGGCAAGACCCAGGTCACCGTCAGCTATGAGGATGGACGACCCACGGGAATCGACACCGTTGTGGTCTCTACGCAGCATGATGACGGCGTCTCTCTCAGAGACGTGATGCTACCGGAGATCACCCGCGAGGTGATCCGGCCTGTGCTGGCGGAACACGGATACGACAACGCTGATCCCCGGATCTTCGTCAATCCCTCCGGCAAGTTCGTGGTCGGCGGGCCCATGGGGGATGCAGGGGTCACTGGACGCAAAATCATCGTCGACACCTACGGAGGAATGGCTCGTCACGGAGGCGGCGCCTTCTCCGGCAAGGATCCGTCGAAGGTGGACCGCTCGGCTTCCTACGCCACCCGTTGGGTGGCGAAGAATGTCGTGGCGGCGGGCTTGGCGGACCGCTGCGAGGTGCAGGTCGCCTACGCCATCGGCCGGGCTCACCCCGTGGGCTTCTACCTCGACACCTTCGGGACAGCGAAGGTGCCGGAACAGCAGATAACCGATGCGGTGAACAGCACCTTCGACCTGCGTCCGGCCAGCATCATCGCCGATCTCGATCTGCTGCGCCCCATCTACCGGCAGTTCTCCACACTCGGGCATTTCGGGCGCACCGAACCAGATGCCACCTGGGAAACCACCGGCCGTGCACAGGAGCTGGCGAGGGCAGTCAAGGGCTGA